One Fusarium musae strain F31 chromosome 6, whole genome shotgun sequence DNA segment encodes these proteins:
- a CDS encoding hypothetical protein (EggNog:ENOG41) has protein sequence MGHTSDSEPAKRKRDVDDAGGQGRAQHAPTSLQQGVPGYIHYLPRSSASHLSLVQGDADTFADIIGLIGEYENVLDRHESLAASLGAKLTGPRLLRGIEKFFDGPIKTTPLQPFSNPISWLDVVSFARSNPKDFTLVQKADGTRCCQFVLKGSQVEIMEDDWRLVWSGALDRFPLDHPLEEDETAELATLDILEQRTSILYKKADEVAARARILNHRLGQRKQDIRRRRSTQDTPPSRYQPTNSTGSGSSHRTANFSAGYDLHADLLQQFLAASASPPPSRSTSVTGIPITTLSQPSPSHSVTHSQAHGPRYSGHAAETTVQPVMDSRETAFRSLITQRTDQLGKGDVINPPCDRCRRLRVECVKHLTACSGCTKKHAKCSWKTVTDDEFRQLKRDMGLRDEMDVDGHSDSGRVPDTLDPKDGHSSRLGERQEAGRTSGDRTPGTYGTDDGSRPPSRDNGHLPTTMEPSTASMHRFDLSAERHRLPFGMGQSARSDHSNHSVETLGPGSNATGLASSLVAPSNSTYRGGDGSLNPSAS, from the exons CCGAGATCAAGTGCATCGCATTTGAGCCTCGTACAGGGTGATGCAGACACATTTGCCGACATCATCGGTCTGATTGGCGAATATGAGA ACGTGTTGGACAGGCATGAGAGTCTTGCAGCAAGTCTTGGGGCTAAACTTACCGGTCCAAGACTTTTGAGAGGCATTGAGAAGTTTTTCGATGGGCCAATCAAGACGACACCACTTCAGCCCTTCTCCAATCCTATAAGTTGGCTGGATGTAGTCAGTTTTGCGAGATCAAACCCAAAGGATTTTACCCTCGTTCAAAAGGCGGATGGCACCCGATGCTGCCAATTTGTTCTCAAAGGCTCACAGGTGGAGATTATGGAGGACGATTGGCGTCTGGTATGGTCTGGCGCTTTGGACCGGTTCCCCCTCGATCACCCCctcgaagaggatgagacgGCAGAACTGGCGACATTGGATATTCTCGAACAAAGAACATCAATCCTGTACAAGAAAGCTGACGAAGTGGCGGCAAGAGCTCGTATACTTAACCATCGGCTTGGGCAGAGGAAGCAGGATATTCGTCGACGCAGGAGCACACAGGACACACCGCCATCACGATATCAGCCCACTAACAGTACCGGCAGTGGCAGTTCACATCGAACGGCCAATTTCAGCGCCGGCTATGATTTACATGCTGATTTGCTGCAGCAATTTCTCGCAGCCTCCGCTTCGCCGCCGCCATCTCGGTCAACGTCAGTTACAGGAATTCCTATAACCACTCTAAGTCAACCATCTCCTTCGCACAGCGTAACCCACTCTCAAGCGCATGGTCCGAGATACAGTGGCCATGCAGCAGAGACAACAGTGCAGCCTGTGATGGACAGCCGCGAAACAGCTTTCCGGTCTCTGATTACACAAAGGACTGACCAGCTGGGCAAGGGGGATGTGATCAACCCACCGTGCGATCGATGTCGGCGACTAAGGGTTGAATGCGTTAAACATTTGACAGCATGCTCAGGATGTACCAAAAAGCATGCCAAATGCAGTTGGAAAACAGTCACAGATGATGAGTTCCGACAACTCAAGCGAGACATGGGTCTCAGGGATGAaatggatgttgatgggcACTCAGACAGTGGACGAGTTCCTGACACATTAGACCCCAAAGACGGGCATTCAAGTCGACTTGGAGAGAGGCAAGAAGCTGGCAGAACGTCTGGGGATAGAACACCGGGAACATACGGTACGGATGATGGTTCGAGACCTCCCAGTCGGGACAATGGGCATCTTCCTACTACAATGGAGCCGTCGACTGCGTCGATGCACCGATTCGATCTTAGCGCAGAACGACATCGGCTCCCTTTTGGTATGGGGCAATCAGCCCGGTCGGATCACAGCAACCATTCGGTCGAAACTTTAGGACCTGGATCAAATGCCACGGGGTTGGCGAGTTCGCTGGTAGCACCTTCGAACAGTACGTATAGGGGTGGTGATGGTTCCTTGAATCCTTCAGCCAGCTGA
- a CDS encoding hypothetical protein (BUSCO:EOG09263HED) produces the protein MSSGDEKPFHHSHSPIDHSALIQSRETGDVIPDDTPIQGNVKALPFAKSWVHMFAGGVGGMTAAAVTAPLDVLKTRLQSDFYQAQIRAQREAQAQVIGRLNPARAALYHLNDTLQILGSVYRNEGWRALFKGLGPTSVGVVPARSINFYVYGNGKRLISEHFNNGVEAPWVHLSAGVAAGVITSTATNPIWMIKTRLQLDKNVAAGGAQMRKYRNSYDCIRQIIRDEGIRSLYRGMSASYLGVVESTMQWMLYEQMKASLARRHNAIVRSGRELTWWDKTVDWTGKGFAAGSAKLVAAVIAYPHEVARTRLRQAPMENGLPKYTGLVQCFKLVWLEEGVMGLYGGLTPHLMRTVPSAAIMFAMYEGILRLFHTPA, from the exons ATGTCGAGCGGCGACGAGAAACCATTCCATCATTCCCATTCACCAATCGATCACTCGGCACTCATCCAGTCACGCGAGACCGGCGATGTAATTCCCGATGACACCCCGATCCAGGGAAATGTCAAGGCATTGCCCTTTGCTAAATCATGGGTTCACATGTTTGCTGGCGG TGTTGGAGGTATGACTGCCGCCGCAGTTACAGCCCCCCTCGATGTGTTGAAGACCCGATTGCAATCCGATTTCTACCAGGCCCAGATCCGAGCTCAACgcgaagctcaagctcaagtcaTTGGCCGACTAAACCCTGCCCGGGCCGCTTTATATCACCTGAACGACACGCTCCAGATTCTCGGCTCAGTATATCGGAATGAGGGTTGGCGAGCGctcttcaagggtcttggCCCTACCTCGGTTGGAGTTGTACCAGCTCGATCCATCAACTTCTATGTCTACGGCAACGGAAAACGCTTAATATCTGAGCATTTCAACAATGGTGTAGAAGCGCCATGGGTCCATCTATCGGCTGGTGTGGCAGCCGGTGTCATTACCTCAACGGCTACAAACCCCATCTGGATGATCAAGACTCGGTTACAGCTGGACAAGAATGTTGCAGCCGGCGGTGCGCAAATGCGCAAATATCGAAACAGCTACGACTGTATACGTCAAATCATCCGGGACGAAGGTATTCGAAGTCTCTACCGTGGCATGAGTGCTAGTTACCTCGGTGTGGTAGAGTCAACGATGCAATGGATGCTCTACGAGCAAATGAAGGCATCTCTAGCTCGCAGACACAACGCGATCGTCCGCAGTGGTCGTGAGCTGACTTGGTGGGATAAGACTGTCGACTGGACTGGAAAGGGTTTCGCTGCTGGAAGCGCTAAGCTGGTCGCCGCTGTTATCGCCTATCCCCACGAG GTTGCGCGAACACGACTTCGACAAGCGCCTATGGAGAATGGACTGCCTAAATACACCGGTCTTGTTCAATGCTTCAAGCTTGTCTGGCTTGAAGAGGGTGTCATGGGTCTGTATGGAGGTCTGACACCTCACTTGATGCGAACAGTACCTAGCGCCGCTATCATGTTTGCCATGTATGAAGGCATCCTTCGACTGTTCCATACACCTGCGTAA
- the SNX3 gene encoding Sorting nexin-3, whose product MASDQDNSGLDAPGSQFHRPILQSMPDTRQQSFDEIYGPPENFLEIEVRNPRTHGMGRHMYTDYEILCRTNIPAFKLRQSSVRRRYSDFEYFRDILERESARVTIPPLPGKVFTNRFSDDVIEGRRAGLEKFLKIVVGHPLLQTGSKVLAAFVQDPNWDRNAW is encoded by the exons aTGGCGTCCGATCAGGACAACTCCGGCCTCGATGCGCCCGGCTCACAATTCCACCGACCAATCTTGCAATCTATGCCCGATACGCGACAGCAGAGCTTTGACGAGATCTACGGTCCTCCAGAGAACTTTTTAGAGATTGAG GTCCGCAACCCAAGAACACATGGCATGGGCCGCCACATGTACACAGACTACGAGATCCTCTGCCGTACAAACATTCCCGCCTTCAAGCTTCGTCAGAGCAGCGTCCGTCGTCGATACTCCGACTTCGAGTACTTCCGCGACATCCTCGAGCGCGAGAGCGCCCGCGTTACTATCCCTCCTCTGCCCGGAAAGGTCTTCACCAACCGCTTCAGCGACGATGTTATCGAAGGTCGTCGCGCAGGCCTCGAGAAGTTCCTCAAGATCGTCGTCGGCCATCCCCTGCTGCAGACGGGGAGCAAGGTCCTGGCTGCCTTTGTCCAGG ACCCTAACTGGGATCGCAACGCTTGGTGA
- a CDS encoding hypothetical protein (BUSCO:EOG09264RIE), which translates to MAAVTTNGDAAANALDDIKPPAGVVLPPREIRNVLEKTAGYVARNGAVFEDRIREKERSNPKFSFLNPSDAYHPFYQWRLDEVKSGRGTAIAAGRVGEPAAEAPKPQGPPKPADYLFSARTPRINRKDLDVIQLSALFVAKNGRQFMTQLAQREAGNPQFGFLIPNHTLHNFFQHIIDQYTTLLRASGLGGEGGKLQEERIKELEANINDKFLVLNRAKQRAEYAKYVESEKKKKEEEEVKAKEEFAMIDWGDFVVVETITFNEADEHANLPPPTNLSDLQYASLEDRNNASISASLRIEEAMPDEDTTYNAYPNQPAPYPIAPQQPAYQPAQMPPPVQPYSPVPQAQPQQPQRSAQEEEEERRIQERAEQQARKQQATAEARGGAPPMKIKENYVPRAAQKAANRQGAQTALCPNCKQQIPMNELEAHMRIELLDPRWKEQKAKADTRYASSNTIHVDVANNLKRLASQRSDVFDPVTGQAISEDELARRKKAVIHSYDGAMDAKSQAQLGHMQNVNVEDQIRAIHQKFADKK; encoded by the exons ATGGCAGCCGTAACAACCAACGGCGATGCCGCCGCCAACGCTCTCGACGACATTAAGCCACCCGCTGGAGTAGTCCTTCCTCCTCGCGAGATTCGAAACGTTCTTGAAAAGACAGCCGGCTATGTAGCGCGAAACGGCGCCGTCTTCGAAGATCGCATTCGCGAAAAGGAACGATCAAACCCGAAATTCAGCTTTCTCAACCCTTCCGATGCCTACCATCCCTTCTACCAATGGCGACTAGATGAGGTCAAGAGTGGACGTGGTACAGCGATCGCTGCTGGTCGCGTGGGCGAACCCGCGGCCGAGGCTCCCAAGCCTCAGGGACCCCCGAAGCCTGCCGATTACCTGTTCTCCGCGCGAACGCCTCGCATCAACCGAAAGGATCTGGATGTGATTCAACTATCGGCTCTCTTTGTAGCAAAGAATGGACGACAGTTTATGACACAGTTGGCTCAGCGCGAAGCTGGTAACCCGCAATTCGGCTTCCTCATCCCTAACCACACTCTCCACAACTTCTTCCAGCATATTATTGACCAATACACAACTTTATTACGTGCAAGCGGCCTCGGCGGAGAAGGCggcaagcttcaagaagagcgCATAAAGGAGCTCGAAGCCAACATAAACGATAAGTTCCTTGTGTTGAACCGCGCCAAGCAACGAGCCGAATATGCCAAATACGTCGAAtcagaaaaaaagaagaaggaggaggaagaggtcaaggccaaggaagagTTTGCGATGATCGACTGGGGGGACTTCGTTGTTGTCGAGACAATCACTTTCAACGAGGCTGATGAGCACGCCAACCTCCCACCTCCCACCAACCTGTCCGATCTTCAGTACGCTTCGCTCGAAGACCGCAACAATGCGTCCATCAGCGCCAGCCTTAGAATTGAGGAAGCAATGCCTGACGAGGACACGACCTACAACGCATACCCCAATCAACCCGCCCCCTATCCCATCGCTCCTCAACAGCCAGCCTACCAACCCGCACAAATGCCCCCTCCTGTGCAGCCGTACTCCCCTGTTCCACAAGCGCAACCACAGCAACCGCAGCGATCAgcccaagaggaagaagaggagcgcCGTATTCAGGAGCGTGCAGAGCAGCAAGCACGAAAGCAACAGGCTACTGCTGAAGCACGTGGCGGTGCTCCTCCgatgaagatcaaggagaactACGTACCTCGTGCCGCACAGAAGGCTGCCAACAGACAGGGTGCCCAGACAGCGCTATGCCCCAACTGTAAACAGCAAATCCCTATGAATGAGCTTGAGGCTCACATGCGAA TCGAACTTCTCGATCCTCGCTGGAAGGAACAGAAGGCCAAGGCGGACACACGCTACGCATCCTCCAACACGATACATGTCGATGTCGCAAACAACCTCAAGCGACTTGCCAGCCAGCGTAGCGACGTTTTCGATCCTGTCACTGGACAGGCCATTTCTGAAGATGAACTAGCACGCCGAAAGAAGGCTGTCATCCACAGCTACGATGGCGCCATGGATGCCAAGAGCCAAGCACAGCTGGGTCATATGCAGAACGTTAACGTCGAAGATCAGATCCGCGCTATTCACCAAAAGTTCGCTGACAAGAAGTGA